Proteins encoded in a region of the Rothia mucilaginosa genome:
- a CDS encoding potassium channel family protein has protein sequence MASAHNAPVLVIGLGRFGSAVAAQLRLQNKEVLAIEKDPELVQKWSGVLTHVVSADATDIDTLHQLGADDFGSAVVGVGTSVEASVLITANLVDIGVERIWAKAITPAHGKILERIGAHHVVYPEADAGRRAAHLVSGRLLDYIEFDDDFAIAKMRPPKETHGFTLAESDIRSKYGVSVVGIKSPGEDFTYADATTRIHSRDILIVSGQVDLIERFAARP, from the coding sequence TTGGCTAGTGCACATAACGCCCCCGTCCTCGTCATCGGCCTGGGACGCTTCGGTTCGGCTGTGGCTGCCCAGTTGCGCCTGCAGAATAAAGAGGTTCTCGCCATCGAGAAGGACCCCGAGCTGGTGCAGAAATGGTCCGGCGTGCTGACCCACGTGGTCTCCGCCGATGCGACCGATATCGACACCCTGCATCAGTTGGGTGCGGACGATTTCGGTTCCGCCGTGGTGGGCGTGGGCACCTCCGTGGAGGCGTCCGTGCTGATTACCGCGAACCTCGTAGACATTGGAGTGGAGCGTATCTGGGCGAAGGCCATCACCCCCGCGCACGGCAAGATTCTGGAGCGTATTGGCGCGCACCACGTGGTCTACCCGGAGGCGGACGCTGGCCGCCGCGCCGCGCACCTCGTCTCGGGTCGACTGCTGGACTACATTGAGTTTGATGACGACTTCGCGATTGCGAAGATGCGCCCACCGAAGGAAACCCACGGCTTCACCCTCGCCGAGTCGGATATCCGCTCCAAGTACGGCGTGTCTGTGGTTGGTATTAAGTCCCCCGGTGAGGACTTCACCTACGCGGACGCGACTACCCGCATTCACTCGCGCGACATTCTGATTGTGTCCGGTCAGGTGGATTTGATTGAGCGTTTCGCGGCGCGCCCCTGA
- a CDS encoding TrkH family potassium uptake protein — MGRILRRTRRRHHHPQGQLNRRWDTLSGATSEPQKQQVRRSRRDRLEAEKLSILTSVPGIDLDRLPTLRDHEDPKTQRKRTPLEFNQKTLERFRDFIDSSVLASPSRTAIGAFFLVIIFFTIMLSLPISSADGQRVALHHAVFTSTSAVTVTGLTTVSTADQWSTFGQAMILLACQVGGLGTLTITSLLALAIGRKMGLRTKLIAQEDLNISRLGEVGGIVKAVAYASFSIEAFIAMLLTPRFLALGEAPHEALWHGIFYSVSAFNNAGFTPHSDGIVPYGHDLFLLVPICIAVFLGSLGFPVFIAIQRNPFRPSHWQLTAKLTIVTTLFFFGFGAFFWGAFEWNNPATIGNYSSGDKILNAIFASVMMRSGGFNLVDMNSITPVSTLLTDTLMFIGGGSGSTAGGVKVTTIAVIALSILAEARGDQKVVAFNRTIPESSLRIAISVIVMGATVVGVGTASILIISGADLKEVIFEVISAFATCGLSNGLSASLPPAGVYVLSVLMLIGRVGTTTAATGLAMRSHRRLYKFPEERPTIG, encoded by the coding sequence ATGGGACGCATACTCCGCCGCACCCGGCGCCGACACCACCACCCCCAGGGCCAGCTCAACCGCCGCTGGGACACCCTCAGCGGTGCCACCTCCGAACCGCAAAAGCAGCAGGTTCGCCGAAGCCGCCGCGACCGCCTCGAAGCTGAAAAGCTCAGCATCCTCACCAGCGTGCCCGGCATCGATCTTGACCGTCTGCCTACCCTACGTGACCACGAAGACCCCAAGACTCAGCGCAAACGAACCCCACTAGAGTTCAACCAGAAGACTCTCGAACGCTTCCGCGACTTCATTGATTCCTCAGTTCTGGCGTCTCCCTCACGCACCGCAATCGGTGCCTTCTTTCTAGTCATCATCTTCTTCACCATCATGCTGTCCCTGCCGATTTCTTCGGCAGACGGGCAGCGCGTCGCGCTACACCACGCGGTCTTCACCTCAACCAGCGCGGTCACCGTGACCGGTCTGACCACCGTCTCCACAGCAGATCAGTGGTCAACCTTCGGTCAGGCAATGATTCTTCTCGCCTGCCAGGTGGGTGGCCTGGGCACGCTGACCATCACCTCCCTGCTGGCGCTGGCTATCGGCCGCAAAATGGGTCTGCGCACCAAACTCATCGCCCAGGAAGACCTGAATATTAGCCGACTCGGCGAGGTCGGCGGCATCGTCAAAGCGGTGGCGTACGCGTCTTTCTCCATCGAAGCATTCATTGCAATGCTCCTCACCCCGCGCTTCCTCGCGCTCGGCGAAGCACCACACGAGGCTCTGTGGCACGGCATTTTCTACTCGGTTTCGGCATTCAACAACGCCGGATTCACCCCGCACTCGGACGGCATCGTACCCTACGGCCACGATCTCTTCCTGCTCGTACCCATCTGCATCGCGGTGTTCCTCGGCTCGCTCGGCTTCCCCGTGTTCATTGCGATTCAGCGCAACCCTTTCCGCCCATCGCACTGGCAGCTCACCGCAAAACTGACCATAGTCACCACCCTCTTCTTCTTCGGTTTCGGTGCCTTCTTCTGGGGTGCTTTCGAGTGGAATAATCCCGCCACCATTGGCAATTATTCGTCCGGAGATAAGATTCTCAACGCCATCTTTGCCTCCGTCATGATGCGTTCTGGAGGCTTCAATCTTGTCGATATGAACAGCATTACCCCTGTCTCCACGCTGCTGACGGATACGCTCATGTTCATTGGTGGCGGCTCCGGCTCGACCGCAGGCGGCGTGAAGGTCACCACCATCGCCGTGATTGCCCTATCGATTCTTGCCGAGGCGCGAGGTGACCAGAAGGTCGTAGCGTTCAATCGCACCATCCCCGAATCCTCTCTGCGCATTGCCATCTCTGTGATCGTTATGGGTGCTACCGTGGTAGGTGTTGGCACCGCATCGATTCTCATCATTAGCGGCGCAGATCTCAAAGAAGTCATCTTCGAGGTCATCTCTGCCTTCGCGACCTGCGGCCTCTCAAACGGCCTCTCCGCGAGCCTACCTCCGGCAGGCGTGTACGTGCTCAGTGTGCTCATGCTCATTGGTCGTGTGGGTACAACAACCGCCGCAACCGGCCTGGCGATGCGTTCACACCGCCGCCTCTACAAGTTCCCCGAAGAAAGGCCCACCATTGGCTAG